One genomic region from Streptomyces venezuelae encodes:
- a CDS encoding DNRLRE domain-containing protein → MRQTWQRPAARRVSAVVVAAALAAGGITYAGFQAGSDDRATLPADSEDGKGKSAKQKVDEVSAASLARKTGKPVEVTALRTARSTTWARPDGLMTKKLYASPIWAKVGEEWKKIDTTLKRTGAGWAPAATNTRVVFSGGGPGGTARASRAQVHRVSLVKGLKAEGEENSPLITLTVGGTAEIPETHEIQLSWPGPVPAPVVSGSRALYPEILPGADLVLTAEDDGFAQILVVKNRQAAADPRVAQLSYGLSSPTLTFSLDDSSGIVTAEDFDGQEVALSPTPLMWDSSGSPAVTNGEVGATSQPTAPEAPETPATTTAAPDPSETSDPSTSEPEPSTSSSTDALADDNVDPEGEVLPTATDEAAPTLTDAPLPPAPGEPTPGPSQTGDAATLSLPLLNGPSPESHGDIVEAELGDETWMLTPSQDFLNDPSTVYPVFIDPTVKKHTQDWTIAYKKHPKATFFNGADFNASGTHEARIGYESDTWGTSRSFFNIAYDKNLKGAKIQKATLRMLETYSWSCSPRSMSVHVTSRINGKTNWKNAPPLTDANMAAPARSFAHGYKDGCSDEYETFNVLGAAQKAADQGKSMITFGMRARDEKSQYSWKKFQANGDNAPYLELTYNRPPTAPTNLDLGPDFKCTTNPPYVRVGASSLTFTARSTDQDSNLDYLDFSLWPTGKWNTTGDMLKSTGTVSVGSSTAAATRTTSAFSTNGLVNNTTYSWSVRAVDSAGATSEYRPTVPCRFIWDEIAPKPPRVRSTDFPNADGNENTFGNDPEDSNWSTIKFGTAGTFTFQALDSDVIRFEYGFNANDYPIDVSRPANASTSTITTVSGVKPPAAGPNVLYARTVDQTGHVSEPTKYFFYVTPRDNADLPGDVTGDGLPDLFTISGGNNLRLAPSQALKDSNPVKGTGKLDYGMSGAYQLNPNKDPNGGDGLAIFIAPPSAHFNGALITHNGDFYGGDGLDDLIVRVGGKLWMYPGDGYGAVNVTKRREILLPAGSPAPSSLTQILATGDITGDKLPDVMATAGDELWAFIGYTGASFSEARLINSGAWTERDIVTVDDFSGDNVPDLLFRGTVADQGLMLRKGKPSGGGVDLDSLDTAASALGGEDITYGTGGWLKADMPNIIGTPDVNKDNIPDIWAVDADGKMYFYVGGRTAHGSRTLATWVNWKSTRAFG, encoded by the coding sequence ATGAGACAGACATGGCAGCGGCCGGCGGCACGGCGCGTGAGCGCTGTGGTGGTCGCGGCCGCTCTCGCGGCGGGCGGCATCACCTACGCGGGCTTCCAGGCGGGCTCGGACGACCGGGCGACTCTTCCAGCCGACAGCGAGGACGGCAAGGGCAAGTCGGCCAAACAGAAGGTCGACGAAGTATCAGCAGCCTCCCTGGCCCGCAAGACCGGCAAGCCCGTCGAGGTCACCGCGCTGCGGACCGCACGCTCGACCACGTGGGCGCGTCCCGACGGGCTGATGACGAAGAAGCTCTACGCCTCTCCGATCTGGGCCAAGGTCGGCGAAGAGTGGAAGAAGATCGACACGACGCTGAAGCGGACCGGCGCCGGCTGGGCGCCGGCCGCCACGAACACGAGGGTCGTGTTCTCCGGTGGCGGTCCTGGTGGCACGGCTCGCGCGTCGCGCGCACAGGTGCATCGGGTTTCCCTCGTCAAAGGCCTGAAGGCGGAAGGCGAGGAGAACAGCCCGCTGATCACCCTCACAGTCGGCGGCACGGCAGAGATCCCCGAGACCCACGAGATCCAGCTCAGCTGGCCCGGGCCCGTCCCCGCGCCGGTCGTCAGCGGCTCACGCGCCCTGTACCCGGAGATCCTTCCGGGCGCGGACCTGGTGCTCACGGCGGAGGACGACGGCTTCGCACAGATCCTCGTCGTGAAAAACCGTCAGGCCGCGGCCGACCCGCGCGTCGCGCAGCTGTCGTACGGCCTGTCCTCTCCCACGCTCACCTTCAGTCTCGACGACTCCTCCGGCATCGTGACGGCAGAGGACTTCGACGGGCAGGAGGTCGCGCTCTCGCCCACCCCGCTGATGTGGGACAGCAGCGGCTCGCCCGCCGTCACCAACGGCGAAGTCGGCGCCACCTCGCAGCCGACCGCACCCGAAGCCCCCGAAACGCCGGCCACCACCACCGCCGCCCCGGACCCCTCCGAGACTTCGGATCCGTCCACGAGCGAACCTGAGCCGAGCACCAGCTCGAGCACCGACGCCCTCGCCGACGACAACGTCGACCCCGAGGGCGAAGTCCTGCCCACCGCCACGGACGAAGCCGCTCCCACCCTCACCGACGCGCCACTGCCGCCGGCACCGGGGGAGCCGACGCCCGGCCCCTCGCAGACCGGTGACGCCGCGACGCTGAGCCTGCCGCTCCTCAACGGCCCCTCGCCCGAGTCCCACGGCGACATCGTCGAGGCCGAACTCGGTGACGAAACCTGGATGCTTACCCCCAGCCAGGACTTCCTCAACGACCCGTCCACCGTCTATCCCGTCTTCATCGACCCCACCGTCAAGAAGCACACCCAAGACTGGACCATCGCCTACAAGAAGCACCCCAAGGCCACATTCTTCAACGGCGCGGACTTCAACGCCAGCGGCACGCACGAAGCCCGCATCGGCTACGAATCCGACACCTGGGGCACCTCCCGGTCCTTCTTCAACATCGCGTACGACAAAAACCTCAAGGGTGCCAAGATCCAGAAGGCCACCCTGCGGATGCTGGAGACGTACTCCTGGTCCTGCAGCCCGCGTTCGATGTCCGTCCACGTCACAAGCCGCATCAACGGGAAGACGAACTGGAAGAACGCGCCGCCCCTGACCGATGCGAACATGGCCGCACCGGCCCGCAGCTTCGCCCACGGCTACAAGGACGGCTGCAGCGACGAATACGAGACGTTCAACGTTCTGGGCGCCGCGCAGAAGGCCGCCGACCAGGGCAAGAGCATGATCACCTTCGGTATGAGAGCCCGTGACGAGAAGTCGCAGTACTCGTGGAAGAAGTTCCAGGCCAACGGCGACAACGCCCCCTACCTGGAACTGACCTACAACCGACCGCCCACGGCTCCCACCAACCTCGACCTCGGCCCCGACTTCAAGTGCACCACCAACCCCCCTTACGTCAGGGTCGGAGCCTCCAGCTTGACCTTCACCGCCCGGTCCACCGACCAGGACAGCAACCTCGACTACCTGGACTTCTCCCTGTGGCCGACCGGCAAATGGAACACGACCGGTGACATGCTCAAGTCCACCGGCACCGTCTCCGTCGGAAGCAGCACCGCGGCCGCCACTCGTACGACGTCCGCCTTCTCCACCAACGGGCTGGTGAACAACACGACCTACTCGTGGTCGGTCCGCGCGGTCGACTCCGCCGGTGCGACCTCCGAGTACCGGCCGACGGTTCCGTGCCGCTTCATCTGGGACGAGATCGCCCCCAAGCCTCCGCGTGTCCGATCGACCGACTTCCCCAACGCCGACGGCAACGAGAACACCTTCGGCAACGACCCGGAAGACTCCAACTGGTCGACGATCAAGTTCGGCACGGCAGGCACCTTCACGTTCCAGGCCCTCGACTCCGACGTTATCCGCTTCGAGTACGGATTCAACGCCAACGACTACCCCATTGACGTCTCTCGGCCGGCCAACGCTTCCACCTCCACCATCACCACCGTCTCAGGTGTCAAACCGCCGGCCGCGGGACCCAACGTGCTGTACGCGCGGACCGTGGACCAGACCGGCCATGTCTCCGAGCCCACCAAATACTTCTTCTATGTCACCCCCCGCGACAATGCCGACCTCCCAGGCGACGTGACCGGGGACGGTCTGCCCGACCTGTTCACCATCTCCGGCGGCAACAACCTGCGTCTGGCTCCGTCCCAGGCCCTCAAGGACAGCAATCCCGTCAAGGGCACCGGCAAGCTCGACTACGGCATGTCCGGCGCCTACCAGCTCAACCCGAACAAGGACCCCAACGGCGGCGACGGACTGGCCATCTTCATTGCCCCGCCCTCCGCCCACTTCAACGGTGCCTTGATCACCCACAACGGCGACTTCTACGGCGGTGACGGCCTGGACGACCTCATCGTCCGCGTCGGCGGCAAGCTGTGGATGTACCCCGGCGACGGATACGGCGCGGTCAACGTCACCAAGCGCCGCGAAATCCTCCTGCCCGCCGGGTCGCCCGCCCCGTCCTCCCTCACCCAGATCCTCGCCACCGGCGACATCACCGGAGACAAACTTCCCGACGTCATGGCAACCGCCGGCGACGAACTGTGGGCCTTCATCGGCTACACCGGCGCCTCCTTCTCCGAAGCCCGTCTGATCAACAGCGGCGCCTGGACCGAACGCGACATCGTCACCGTTGACGACTTCAGCGGAGACAACGTCCCCGACCTCCTCTTCCGCGGAACCGTCGCCGACCAAGGACTCATGCTCCGCAAGGGCAAGCCCTCCGGCGGAGGCGTCGACCTCGACTCCCTGGACACCGCCGCAAGTGCACTCGGCGGAGAAGACATCACCTACGGCACCGGCGGATGGCTCAAGGCGGACATGCCGAACATCATCGGCACCCCTGACGTCAACAAGGACAACATCCCCGACATCTGGGCTGTCGACGCAGACGGGAAGATGTACTTCTACGTCGGCGGGCGCACAGCCCATGGCAGCCGGACCCTTGCCACCTGGGTCAACTGGAAGAGCACCCGCGCGTTCGGCTGA
- a CDS encoding trypsin-like serine protease yields the protein MVCTGGMMTGEVCGWKVVATQATKRYTEGTTARNVVIARKSSGSCTVKGDSGGPVYTVDGSGRAYAKGIVSGGGGGGSDNSGGLFDQCELIFTDIGLANSALPGTVAWY from the coding sequence ATGGTGTGCACGGGAGGCATGATGACCGGCGAGGTCTGTGGATGGAAGGTGGTCGCGACCCAAGCAACCAAGCGGTACACCGAGGGAACCACCGCCAGGAACGTGGTCATCGCCAGGAAGTCGTCCGGATCCTGCACCGTCAAGGGTGACTCCGGCGGCCCGGTGTACACCGTCGACGGCAGCGGACGGGCGTACGCCAAGGGCATCGTGTCCGGCGGTGGCGGCGGCGGAAGTGACAACAGCGGCGGGCTCTTCGACCAATGCGAGCTGATCTTCACTGACATCGGGCTGGCCAACAGCGCCCTCCCCGGCACCGTAGCGTGGTACTGA
- a CDS encoding DUF6571 family protein, translating into MLTYQDVVTIDLTPLTTAAGKWDEMATSFHTLETDYKNSVQSVAEDGVWLGLSANTASGQFAATGKQYAAAQVEAKAIASLLRDAHTQFVTLVKAVKDVVTQAQADEMIVDGQGKATWDSAKYQSSRNDPDYPAFQRKRYDAATEWTRRIDTAVKAVDDADQGAKLALTQAAGGNKGVIPGLPNQQYGFNGAAVGDIELYEAQKAQDIATRINSGEKVSAADYAELNRSFRDNAGNKAFSQTFLAGLGTDGTIKLSNKLNSKEHQDLERGLANTVAGATQVPGKTSEMPPGSKKFNEWLNSPDGRFYKEWTESLDKSGTKNFGSNTQPLHGYQSFVSMMQHADADYDDQFLYQLGDDLIAAEKEHEGIFTKWGGGWEEKGIESDPIDGLLGVMSKNPEAATAFFDPQGNGPAGDHVGNDHLKYLLGSGDDSREWPKNVITGYGVATYDDYTSRIGLGAALEAATTGREPNSAGAAFDQHSEAQARVMQETITVLDKDDKGDAIEQNLKAPLGRALADYTMDTHAILRGDGPGDSSGIKANGEDSSITNDKHSLLRVMRGVSDAAYGTTPGGEPVLVYDLLYENQKLYSAEYLSTARGAEGDQQNNVVGDWDNKARNVGEVYGAMTAIGSDMILDDRDTKIGNLNDAMRYTYHGVGGLFTQIPVVGDPIQRMVDAATYEYSKDVSAAAEDVARSKDSRATTAGIGGTNALMDAWGSTRGVQGTEAHEHAKGEAQQSFITGREDAYSALRTRK; encoded by the coding sequence ATGCTGACGTACCAGGATGTCGTCACGATTGATCTCACGCCGCTGACCACGGCCGCGGGCAAGTGGGACGAGATGGCGACGAGCTTCCACACCTTGGAGACCGACTACAAGAACTCGGTCCAGTCGGTCGCCGAGGACGGTGTCTGGCTGGGGCTGAGTGCGAACACCGCTTCGGGGCAGTTCGCCGCCACCGGTAAGCAGTACGCGGCCGCGCAGGTGGAGGCCAAGGCCATTGCCTCGCTGCTCCGGGACGCCCATACCCAGTTCGTGACGCTGGTCAAGGCCGTCAAGGACGTTGTCACCCAGGCCCAGGCGGACGAGATGATCGTCGACGGCCAGGGCAAGGCGACATGGGACTCCGCCAAGTACCAGTCTTCCAGGAACGATCCGGACTACCCGGCGTTCCAGCGCAAGCGCTACGACGCGGCGACGGAGTGGACGCGCCGAATCGATACAGCGGTGAAGGCGGTGGACGATGCCGACCAGGGGGCGAAGCTGGCTCTGACCCAGGCGGCCGGCGGGAACAAGGGCGTCATCCCGGGTCTGCCCAACCAGCAGTACGGCTTCAACGGCGCCGCGGTAGGTGACATCGAGCTCTACGAGGCCCAGAAGGCCCAGGACATCGCCACCCGAATCAACAGTGGCGAGAAGGTCTCCGCAGCCGACTACGCCGAGTTGAACCGCTCTTTCCGGGACAACGCCGGCAACAAGGCGTTCAGTCAGACTTTCCTCGCCGGTCTGGGTACGGACGGGACCATCAAGCTCTCCAACAAGCTGAACAGCAAGGAACACCAGGATCTGGAGCGGGGGCTTGCCAACACGGTGGCCGGAGCGACCCAGGTGCCGGGGAAGACCTCCGAGATGCCCCCGGGGTCCAAGAAGTTCAACGAGTGGCTCAACAGCCCGGACGGCAGGTTCTACAAGGAGTGGACCGAGAGCCTCGACAAGTCCGGTACCAAGAACTTCGGCTCCAACACCCAGCCGCTCCACGGCTACCAGTCGTTCGTCAGCATGATGCAGCACGCCGACGCCGATTACGACGACCAGTTCCTCTACCAGCTCGGTGACGACCTGATCGCAGCCGAGAAGGAGCACGAGGGCATCTTCACCAAGTGGGGCGGCGGCTGGGAGGAGAAGGGGATCGAGAGCGACCCGATCGACGGCCTCCTCGGCGTGATGAGCAAGAACCCGGAGGCGGCGACCGCGTTCTTCGACCCGCAGGGCAACGGGCCGGCCGGTGACCACGTCGGCAACGACCACCTGAAGTACCTCCTCGGCAGCGGTGACGACTCCCGCGAGTGGCCCAAGAACGTCATCACCGGGTACGGAGTCGCCACCTATGACGACTACACCAGCCGGATCGGTCTCGGCGCGGCGCTGGAAGCCGCCACCACCGGGCGGGAGCCGAACTCCGCCGGGGCCGCGTTCGACCAGCACTCCGAGGCCCAGGCACGGGTGATGCAGGAGACCATCACCGTCCTGGACAAGGACGACAAGGGCGACGCCATCGAGCAGAACCTGAAGGCACCCCTGGGGCGCGCTCTCGCCGACTACACCATGGATACCCACGCGATTCTCAGGGGCGACGGCCCCGGGGACAGCTCCGGGATCAAAGCGAACGGCGAGGACTCCAGCATCACCAACGACAAGCACAGTCTGCTCCGGGTCATGCGCGGCGTCTCCGACGCGGCGTACGGGACGACCCCCGGAGGCGAACCCGTCCTCGTCTACGACCTCCTGTACGAGAACCAGAAGCTGTACTCGGCCGAGTACCTTTCCACGGCACGGGGCGCCGAGGGGGACCAGCAGAACAACGTCGTCGGTGACTGGGACAACAAGGCTCGTAACGTCGGCGAGGTGTACGGGGCGATGACCGCGATCGGGTCCGACATGATCCTCGACGACCGCGACACCAAGATCGGCAACCTCAACGACGCGATGCGCTACACGTACCACGGTGTCGGTGGACTGTTCACCCAGATCCCGGTGGTGGGCGACCCGATCCAGCGCATGGTCGACGCGGCCACCTACGAGTACTCCAAGGACGTCTCCGCCGCGGCGGAGGACGTGGCCAGGTCCAAGGACAGCAGGGCGACCACCGCGGGCATCGGTGGCACGAACGCACTGATGGACGCCTGGGGCAGCACCCGCGGCGTCCAGGGAACCGAGGCGCACGAGCACGCCAAGGGTGAGGCGCAGCAGAGCTTCATCACCGGCCGCGAGGACGCCTACTCGGCCCTGCGAACGAGGAAGTGA